A region from the Maridesulfovibrio zosterae DSM 11974 genome encodes:
- the modA gene encoding molybdate ABC transporter substrate-binding protein, whose translation MKIKLMFLLLILSVSVPVCAQAKIIIAAGAGYRSLVDDLATSYTAATGNQVERIYGNMARVTAQARNSGAVDMVLGDKSFLDKSKLDCSTVQKVGKGRLVIAFPKGKNFSGIDDLLSADVTRIALPDIKRAIYGKAALQYLHSKNIFKKVEPKLLMVATVPQSASYVVAGEVDYAFINQTHARKIAKSIGGYVAVDESAYTPISIIIEQMTQSTNPAECTAFMNFLSSDSATKIISAHGMQD comes from the coding sequence ATGAAAATAAAATTAATGTTTCTTTTACTTATTCTGTCTGTCAGTGTCCCCGTCTGTGCCCAAGCCAAAATTATTATTGCAGCCGGTGCCGGATACCGCTCTCTGGTTGATGACCTTGCAACATCTTACACAGCGGCAACTGGCAATCAGGTTGAACGTATTTATGGCAATATGGCCCGTGTAACTGCTCAGGCTCGCAACAGCGGAGCTGTAGATATGGTTCTGGGTGATAAATCCTTTCTTGATAAGTCTAAACTCGATTGCAGTACCGTACAGAAGGTAGGTAAAGGCAGACTGGTTATTGCATTTCCAAAAGGTAAAAATTTTTCAGGAATAGATGATCTGCTTTCAGCTGATGTTACGCGCATTGCCTTGCCGGATATCAAAAGAGCAATTTATGGAAAAGCAGCCTTACAATATCTGCATAGCAAAAATATTTTCAAAAAAGTCGAACCTAAGCTACTGATGGTAGCAACTGTGCCTCAATCTGCTTCTTACGTCGTCGCCGGAGAAGTTGATTATGCTTTTATCAACCAGACCCATGCACGTAAAATAGCTAAATCTATAGGTGGTTACGTAGCTGTAGATGAATCAGCATACACTCCGATATCAATAATCATCGAACAGATGACACAATCAACCAATCCAGCAGAATGTACTGCATTTATGAATTTTTTAAGCTCTGATTCAGCTACAAAAATTATATCTGCCCATGGTATGCAAGATTAA
- a CDS encoding molybdopterin-binding protein: MMKTVPVQDSIGNVLCHDMTRIVPGEYKGPAFKKGHIITPEDIPVLLEIGKEHVYILTLEEGQLHENDAARRIAKAAAGPGITLSDISEGRINMKAAPGLLSINVEALNRINSVDEVVMATLHNGIQITEPRDVAGTRVVPLVIDESKIIQVEEICREQGPIVSVKPFRNLKVGLITTGSEVYTGRIKDKFGPVIRKKFAQLNSEVIEQKFVSDDPEMTCAAIHQAIEDGAEMVVLTGGMSVDPDDQTPASIRATGAEVITYGSPTFPGVMFMLAYLNGVPIVGLPGCVMYYRASIFDLIVPRIVAGERPTRKDIAELGHGGFCAGCDTCRYPLCSFGK; encoded by the coding sequence ATGATGAAGACAGTTCCTGTTCAGGACTCCATCGGTAATGTTCTCTGCCATGACATGACCCGCATTGTTCCCGGTGAATATAAGGGACCAGCTTTTAAAAAAGGGCATATAATCACACCTGAAGATATCCCTGTGTTACTCGAAATAGGCAAAGAACATGTTTATATACTGACTCTTGAAGAAGGCCAGTTGCATGAAAACGATGCCGCAAGACGCATAGCAAAAGCAGCAGCAGGTCCAGGTATAACTCTTAGTGATATCAGTGAAGGCCGAATCAATATGAAAGCCGCTCCAGGCCTTCTTTCCATCAATGTTGAAGCATTGAACCGTATTAATTCAGTTGACGAAGTCGTAATGGCAACTCTGCATAACGGTATTCAGATTACAGAGCCGAGAGATGTTGCCGGAACCAGAGTTGTTCCACTCGTTATTGATGAAAGCAAGATCATTCAGGTTGAAGAAATCTGTCGTGAGCAAGGCCCAATTGTCAGTGTAAAGCCTTTCAGAAATCTTAAAGTGGGCCTGATAACCACTGGAAGTGAAGTTTACACAGGGCGTATCAAAGACAAATTCGGCCCTGTTATCCGTAAAAAATTTGCACAGCTAAATTCAGAAGTCATTGAACAAAAATTCGTGAGTGATGACCCTGAGATGACCTGTGCTGCAATACATCAAGCAATAGAAGATGGTGCAGAAATGGTGGTTTTAACAGGAGGAATGAGCGTTGATCCAGACGATCAGACCCCTGCAAGTATCCGGGCGACCGGAGCAGAAGTCATCACCTACGGTTCACCGACTTTCCCTGGTGTAATGTTTATGCTGGCTTATCTGAACGGCGTTCCCATCGTGGGCTTGCCCGGATGTGTAATGTACTACAGAGCCAGTATTTTTGATTTAATAGTTCCGCGGATTGTAGCAGGTGAACGCCCTACGCGCAAAGATATCGCCGAATTGGGCCACGGTGGTTTTTGTGCTGGATGCGACACTTGCCGCTACCCGCTTTGTTCTTTCGGTAAATAG
- the modA gene encoding molybdate ABC transporter substrate-binding protein → MKRIYALIIAFLLALPMSANAADLLVAQAANFMPAMQEIIPAFKKATGIEVQATYTSTGKLYAQITNGAPFDLFLAADERRPKKLFDAGLAEKPFVYAKGKVVFWSMDKKLAEESWQEAIKSKKLHKVAIANVETAPYGTAAMMALKKEKLWDTVKPELVYAQSIAQTFQFASTGAADAGFCAYSSVFTEVGKKGAFTVVKEAPPVIQAACILKSSKNKAAVEKFVTFLSSPEVISIKKKYGYD, encoded by the coding sequence ATGAAACGTATCTACGCTCTCATCATTGCATTTCTTTTAGCTTTGCCAATGTCGGCAAATGCGGCTGATCTACTGGTCGCACAGGCCGCTAACTTCATGCCGGCTATGCAGGAAATTATTCCCGCATTTAAAAAAGCAACCGGCATTGAAGTACAGGCAACATACACATCCACAGGAAAATTGTACGCTCAGATAACTAACGGTGCACCTTTTGATCTTTTTCTTGCCGCTGATGAGCGTCGCCCTAAAAAGCTCTTTGATGCAGGCCTGGCTGAAAAACCATTTGTATACGCAAAGGGAAAAGTCGTTTTCTGGTCAATGGATAAAAAACTGGCTGAAGAAAGTTGGCAGGAAGCTATTAAAAGTAAAAAATTACATAAAGTAGCTATCGCAAACGTTGAAACCGCTCCCTATGGAACAGCAGCCATGATGGCCCTCAAGAAAGAAAAGCTATGGGATACAGTAAAACCAGAGCTGGTCTATGCCCAATCCATTGCACAGACTTTCCAGTTTGCATCTACCGGGGCAGCTGATGCAGGATTCTGTGCTTATTCTTCTGTATTTACTGAAGTAGGTAAAAAGGGAGCCTTTACTGTAGTAAAAGAAGCTCCTCCGGTTATTCAGGCAGCCTGTATTCTTAAATCCTCTAAAAACAAAGCTGCAGTTGAAAAGTTTGTTACTTTTCTTTCCAGTCCTGAAGTAATTTCCATCAAGAAAAAATACGGATACGACTAA
- a CDS encoding helix-turn-helix transcriptional regulator, producing the protein MARQKLKNYSQQTVFESLLETLPPLVPRKDLPKYLGSLISTGHMANLDSAGLGPQSIKIGGRVVYTRESLVQWLEARSQ; encoded by the coding sequence ATGGCACGACAAAAGTTAAAAAACTATTCTCAGCAGACAGTTTTCGAGAGCCTTCTTGAAACACTTCCTCCTCTTGTTCCCCGCAAGGATCTTCCCAAATATTTAGGTTCACTGATCAGCACTGGGCATATGGCGAATCTCGATTCCGCCGGACTCGGACCGCAATCTATTAAGATAGGTGGCCGTGTTGTCTATACCCGGGAAAGTCTTGTTCAGTGGCTCGAAGCACGTAGTCAGTAG
- the tpx gene encoding thiol peroxidase: MNERTGVITFQGNPLTLIGDEIKVGDKAPKFSATDNGLAPKSLDDYAGKVLILSAVPSLDTPVCDMETRRFNTEAASLGDDVKILTLSMDLPFAQARWCGAAGVEAVQTLSDYMNASFGEAYGVLIKELRLLSRAVFVVDKGGVVQYVQYLKEITEEPDYDAALEAAKKLV, translated from the coding sequence ATGAATGAAAGAACAGGTGTAATTACTTTTCAGGGAAATCCTCTGACTCTCATTGGTGATGAAATCAAAGTTGGCGATAAGGCTCCAAAATTCAGCGCAACTGATAATGGTCTTGCGCCTAAATCGCTTGATGATTACGCAGGTAAAGTGTTGATTCTAAGTGCTGTTCCATCTCTTGATACTCCCGTATGCGACATGGAAACTCGTAGATTCAATACTGAAGCTGCAAGTCTCGGTGACGATGTCAAAATTCTTACTCTGTCCATGGATCTTCCTTTTGCACAGGCCCGCTGGTGCGGAGCTGCAGGTGTTGAAGCTGTGCAGACTCTTTCAGACTACATGAATGCTTCTTTTGGTGAAGCATACGGTGTTCTGATTAAAGAACTTCGTCTACTGAGCAGAGCTGTTTTTGTTGTAGATAAAGGTGGAGTCGTTCAGTACGTACAGTACTTAAAAGAAATTACTGAAGAACCTGATTATGATGCTGCTCTTGAAGCTGCTAAAAAACTGGTTTAA
- a CDS encoding ABC transporter substrate-binding protein, with amino-acid sequence MSAANSHAKSSSHAKKISVVFINPGMQNSDNPTGGFWRRVSVVMEKAASDLNIDLEVLYAKRNHFLMNRIAEHVLNRKKLPDYMMVVNEKLAAGRIIQLADSKGVKTFSLLVGFYGKQGREMGQPRVKYKNWIGGLIPDNKRAGYVLAKSLIELAKSKGYSEKNIKFLPIGGDFATKANLDRIRGLDEAKNEYSGITFFPERHCLWRRDEAFEVTSKFLNRDPSINVIWAANDPMALGALEAAQRKGLAPGKDIFVGGINWDTPALEAINKGTLDLSVGGHFMAGGLGLAMIFDYHHGYDFAGPDGPVVTEKFFAIADKKNVKDLIKQSNSNNWGSIDFRKFSKVYNKSLKNYNYPIN; translated from the coding sequence TTGAGCGCAGCGAATAGTCACGCCAAGTCATCAAGTCATGCCAAAAAAATAAGTGTTGTTTTCATTAATCCAGGTATGCAGAATTCTGATAATCCAACAGGTGGTTTTTGGAGAAGGGTATCGGTTGTGATGGAAAAGGCTGCATCTGATTTAAATATTGATCTTGAGGTGCTATATGCCAAGCGAAATCATTTTTTAATGAACCGAATAGCTGAGCACGTTCTTAATCGAAAAAAACTTCCCGATTACATGATGGTGGTAAATGAAAAACTTGCTGCTGGGCGAATTATTCAATTGGCAGATTCAAAAGGGGTGAAGACTTTTAGCTTGCTGGTTGGTTTCTATGGGAAGCAGGGACGGGAAATGGGACAGCCCAGAGTGAAGTATAAAAATTGGATTGGCGGCTTAATTCCTGATAATAAGCGGGCCGGATATGTACTTGCAAAAAGTCTGATAGAACTTGCAAAATCTAAAGGATATTCTGAAAAAAATATTAAGTTTCTTCCTATCGGAGGTGATTTTGCCACGAAAGCTAATCTGGACAGGATTCGAGGACTGGATGAAGCCAAGAATGAATATTCAGGCATAACTTTTTTTCCTGAAAGGCATTGTTTATGGCGTAGAGATGAAGCATTTGAAGTTACATCTAAATTTTTAAATAGGGATCCTTCAATCAATGTAATCTGGGCTGCGAATGATCCAATGGCTTTAGGCGCATTAGAAGCTGCGCAGCGGAAAGGGCTTGCTCCGGGGAAAGATATTTTTGTTGGGGGGATAAATTGGGATACTCCTGCATTGGAAGCTATTAATAAAGGAACACTTGATCTTTCTGTCGGAGGTCATTTTATGGCAGGGGGATTAGGACTGGCAATGATTTTTGATTACCACCATGGATATGATTTTGCCGGACCGGATGGACCGGTTGTTACAGAGAAATTTTTTGCTATTGCTGATAAAAAGAATGTTAAGGATCTAATAAAACAAAGTAATTCTAATAACTGGGGTAGCATTGATTTTAGAAAATTTTCAAAAGTGTACAATAAATCTTTGAAAAATTATAATTACCCTATAAATTAA
- a CDS encoding ATP-binding cassette domain-containing protein, protein MTLTLDIRKKLPNFMLDVSMTCASGSLTAIVGPSGAGKSTLVRIIAGLEQPDEGTITLNDTIWNDTSQKQFAPPQKRGLGLVFQEYTLFPHLNVRKNVAFAAADKNCVQGLLDKFGITHIAESKPSNISGGERQRAAFCQALAREPVLLLLDEPFSALDVATRENLREELRQLKAELNIPIIHVTHDLEEAYYLADSIFVMENGCAAPQWLERQNKRQRTPAPVMEMMRYAV, encoded by the coding sequence ATGACTCTTACTCTTGATATCCGCAAAAAATTACCTAATTTCATGCTGGATGTGTCAATGACCTGCGCTTCCGGCTCACTTACAGCGATTGTAGGACCATCCGGAGCAGGCAAGAGCACTTTAGTCAGAATCATCGCAGGGCTGGAACAGCCTGATGAAGGGACTATAACTCTCAATGATACAATATGGAATGATACCAGTCAGAAGCAGTTTGCTCCGCCTCAAAAACGGGGACTTGGACTTGTTTTTCAGGAATACACTCTTTTTCCACATTTAAATGTCCGTAAAAATGTGGCCTTTGCAGCAGCTGACAAAAACTGCGTACAGGGACTTCTGGACAAATTCGGCATTACCCATATTGCTGAAAGCAAACCCAGCAATATCTCCGGCGGAGAAAGGCAGCGAGCTGCATTTTGTCAGGCGCTAGCCCGTGAACCAGTATTATTACTACTCGACGAACCTTTCTCTGCACTTGATGTGGCAACTAGGGAAAATTTACGCGAAGAACTCCGGCAGTTAAAAGCAGAGCTTAATATCCCGATTATTCATGTAACTCATGACCTTGAGGAAGCATACTATCTGGCGGACTCGATATTCGTAATGGAAAATGGATGTGCTGCTCCGCAATGGCTTGAAAGACAAAACAAAAGGCAGCGTACTCCCGCTCCTGTGATGGAAATGATGCGTTATGCTGTCTGA
- a CDS encoding Rossmann-like domain-containing protein encodes MSKSILNEVQTKAYEIWNSEGILDENIEVKARTLTTEEAIGNPEGDDFPLQRGKEKLMEADFRGAKGQAFTDRFGNFSSSLREIAEMDLTNNFRRAIFVSALNAVQCSLGKTERTIHCKNDGPALCAPKFADFIEENYGKPKIGLVGFQPAMIKAFSTKFDMRIVDLDPDNIGAEKCGIIVEGPEQTHEVLDDVNLLVVTGSTIVNDTIGNFILEDKPTIFFGTTVAAAADIMGWKRFCHQSS; translated from the coding sequence ATGAGCAAATCTATTTTGAACGAAGTTCAAACTAAAGCATATGAAATTTGGAATTCTGAAGGTATTCTAGATGAAAATATTGAGGTCAAAGCCAGAACACTGACTACAGAGGAAGCTATCGGCAATCCTGAAGGAGATGACTTCCCACTGCAACGAGGCAAAGAAAAATTAATGGAGGCTGATTTCAGAGGAGCTAAAGGGCAGGCTTTTACTGATCGCTTTGGAAATTTCAGTTCCTCTTTACGTGAAATTGCAGAAATGGATCTGACTAACAATTTCAGACGGGCAATCTTTGTCTCTGCCCTTAATGCTGTGCAATGCAGCCTTGGCAAGACAGAAAGGACCATCCACTGTAAAAATGATGGTCCTGCTCTTTGTGCCCCTAAGTTTGCAGATTTTATCGAAGAAAACTATGGCAAACCTAAAATTGGCCTTGTAGGCTTCCAGCCTGCTATGATCAAAGCCTTTTCCACTAAATTTGATATGCGTATAGTTGATCTGGACCCTGACAATATCGGTGCTGAAAAATGTGGAATAATTGTAGAAGGCCCCGAGCAGACTCATGAAGTACTAGATGATGTCAACCTCCTGGTTGTCACAGGGTCAACTATAGTTAACGACACTATCGGTAATTTCATACTTGAGGACAAGCCAACCATATTTTTTGGTACCACAGTTGCTGCAGCAGCCGATATAATGGGATGGAAACGTTTTTGCCACCAGAGCAGCTAA
- a CDS encoding molybdate ABC transporter permease subunit, whose product MDIASILLDGTTLTPLALSAKVLAVAGILQLLIGVPTAFWLARSKGMLHNFIDTAVTLPLVFPPVATGFVLLLILGRNGPVGQLFSDRIIFGFPGLVVAAFVAGLPLLVKPVQAALKSAEAEKLSEVAAVLGKSETAIFLQVLLPCTKRSIMAGLLLALARSLGEVGMTLMLGGNVIGRTNTLSLEIYNAVFNGEFERAAVLSTIIGIASISMFTVLKKVSD is encoded by the coding sequence ATGGACATTGCATCGATCCTTCTTGACGGAACAACCCTTACTCCTTTGGCTCTTTCAGCCAAGGTGCTTGCAGTCGCAGGTATTTTGCAATTGCTGATCGGAGTTCCTACAGCCTTCTGGTTGGCCCGCTCAAAAGGAATGCTGCATAATTTTATTGATACTGCTGTTACGCTTCCGCTGGTTTTTCCGCCTGTGGCAACAGGTTTCGTTTTGTTGCTGATTTTAGGCCGCAACGGCCCTGTAGGCCAACTTTTCAGCGACAGAATAATTTTCGGGTTTCCCGGTCTGGTAGTGGCTGCTTTTGTCGCAGGGCTGCCGCTGCTGGTCAAACCCGTACAGGCGGCTCTTAAATCAGCGGAAGCGGAAAAACTCAGCGAAGTTGCAGCTGTTCTCGGTAAATCAGAAACAGCCATTTTTTTACAGGTACTTTTACCATGCACCAAGCGTAGTATTATGGCTGGTTTACTGTTAGCTTTAGCCAGATCTTTAGGAGAAGTCGGCATGACGCTTATGCTTGGTGGAAATGTCATAGGCAGAACCAATACGCTTTCTCTTGAAATTTATAATGCCGTTTTCAATGGTGAGTTTGAAAGGGCTGCAGTCCTTTCAACGATTATAGGGATTGCATCCATCTCAATGTTTACAGTGCTGAAAAAAGTATCAGACTAA
- a CDS encoding bifunctional DNA primase/polymerase, with translation MLLTDINGLDVCKAVLEYAALGLSVFPCSGKRPCVSGGFKSATNDLNQITQWWQQFPQANIGSPTGANSFVLDIDPPHGEESLALLESQNSPLPETLTQRTGSGGRHLFFIQPAEIDIRNSASKIGKGLDIRGTGGYIILPPSVHASGDSYQWITECSPAEAPAWLVELILNGSSSSSQTNQPAYVQSLLKAEKGTRNDSLNKVAFQVGKDLASGKADGGNVEAIAKAALQTGLGPQEVQRTLQSGVQAGKKVVEESNPYSGLNTSAWPIPDKAVFYGFAGEFAEFAVEKSEADPIAVLATFLCRFGVEVGQSPHMFAGEKQYSRINAVLVGQSSKARKGTSSIPIRELFAFNEKEWIPAQISQGPLSSGEGLIHAIRDPELKYHVDKSTGVGEQITMDPGVEDKRLFILDQEFAGALACTKREGNTLSTIVRTLFDGGTIEPLTKTSKLVATDPHVAITTHITLQELHARLDRVEIFNGFANRFLWLCVRRTKLIPFPEPLDSQQVKEFQKKLLHLLEASKSRAQMDFDSDAKKEWGNIYPLLAKERADLLGSVLNRSEAYVRRIALIYALLDGSDCVRLPHLKAALALWDYCEQSARFIFAGLESDSTCQKIMDALEESGGKLDTSGLYKFFGNHISKRKMTVALNNLLASKNIRVEELKPQGGGRPRKIFYLCEKS, from the coding sequence ATGCTCCTTACTGATATTAACGGCCTAGACGTTTGCAAGGCGGTTTTGGAATATGCCGCTTTAGGTCTTTCCGTCTTCCCATGTTCAGGAAAACGGCCTTGTGTTTCCGGTGGATTCAAGAGCGCGACTAACGACCTTAATCAAATCACCCAATGGTGGCAGCAATTCCCACAGGCAAATATAGGTAGCCCGACCGGAGCGAATAGTTTTGTTCTGGATATTGATCCACCGCACGGGGAAGAGTCGCTTGCTTTGCTTGAAAGCCAGAACTCACCACTACCCGAAACACTGACCCAGCGAACCGGGAGTGGTGGACGGCATCTATTCTTCATACAGCCTGCCGAAATAGATATCCGCAACTCTGCCAGCAAGATTGGCAAGGGACTCGATATCCGTGGAACTGGCGGTTATATCATCCTGCCGCCATCGGTTCATGCTTCGGGTGATTCCTACCAATGGATAACCGAATGTTCTCCCGCTGAGGCTCCCGCGTGGCTGGTAGAACTTATTCTTAACGGATCATCGTCCAGCTCACAGACAAACCAACCTGCATATGTCCAATCCCTACTGAAGGCTGAGAAAGGAACCCGTAACGATTCTTTAAACAAGGTCGCTTTTCAGGTCGGGAAGGATCTTGCGTCTGGTAAGGCGGATGGCGGGAATGTTGAAGCTATTGCCAAAGCAGCTTTGCAAACAGGCTTGGGACCGCAGGAAGTTCAACGGACTCTTCAGAGCGGAGTTCAGGCCGGGAAGAAAGTTGTTGAAGAAAGCAATCCGTATTCAGGGCTAAACACCTCAGCGTGGCCGATCCCGGACAAAGCGGTCTTTTACGGCTTTGCTGGAGAGTTTGCTGAGTTCGCGGTGGAGAAGTCTGAAGCTGATCCTATTGCCGTTCTTGCAACCTTTCTTTGCAGGTTTGGCGTTGAGGTAGGGCAGTCTCCGCACATGTTTGCCGGAGAAAAGCAATACAGTCGGATTAATGCCGTGCTGGTCGGGCAGAGCTCAAAAGCACGTAAAGGCACTTCATCTATTCCTATTCGGGAACTGTTCGCCTTCAATGAAAAGGAATGGATTCCGGCGCAGATTTCTCAAGGTCCGCTTTCTAGCGGTGAGGGGCTTATTCATGCCATTCGTGACCCGGAATTGAAATATCACGTGGATAAAAGCACCGGAGTTGGCGAACAGATTACGATGGACCCTGGAGTTGAAGACAAACGTCTTTTTATTCTTGATCAGGAATTTGCCGGGGCTCTGGCTTGTACAAAGCGGGAAGGCAACACGCTTTCGACTATTGTCCGTACCCTGTTTGATGGCGGAACCATCGAGCCGCTGACCAAAACAAGTAAGCTGGTGGCAACAGATCCTCATGTTGCCATTACTACTCACATTACTTTGCAGGAGCTGCACGCCCGACTTGATCGGGTTGAGATCTTCAACGGCTTTGCAAATCGTTTTCTCTGGCTCTGCGTTCGCAGAACTAAATTGATTCCTTTCCCTGAACCTTTGGATAGTCAGCAGGTGAAGGAGTTTCAAAAGAAGCTCCTTCACCTGCTGGAGGCATCAAAAAGTCGTGCCCAGATGGATTTTGATTCTGATGCCAAAAAGGAATGGGGAAACATATATCCGCTGTTGGCGAAAGAACGAGCAGACCTGCTTGGTTCGGTGCTTAATCGCTCCGAAGCTTATGTCCGGCGTATTGCGTTGATTTACGCCTTGCTTGATGGAAGTGACTGCGTTCGGCTCCCTCATTTGAAAGCGGCTCTTGCTCTCTGGGATTATTGCGAACAGTCAGCGCGGTTCATCTTTGCCGGACTGGAGAGTGATTCGACTTGCCAGAAGATTATGGACGCTTTGGAGGAGTCTGGCGGAAAGCTGGATACTTCCGGTCTGTATAAATTTTTCGGAAACCACATCTCAAAACGAAAGATGACCGTGGCCCTGAACAACCTCCTTGCCAGCAAAAATATTCGAGTTGAGGAATTGAAGCCGCAAGGAGGAGGACGACCACGAAAAATATTTTATTTATGCGAAAAAAGCTAA
- the modB gene encoding molybdate ABC transporter permease subunit, which translates to MDLYPLYISAKLAVATTLFIPVVAAPAAYILAFCNFRGKSLIDAVVSLPMVLPPTVLGFGLLIVMGPKGPLGGFWRELTGERMVFSFSGVLLASLVYNLPFAVQPMRAAFEKLDIRLLENSAVLGLSSTATFFRVVLPNSLPGLAASAMLVFAHSLGEFGVILMVGGSIPGSTKVASIAIYEAVEAMRYDDALYMSLAIIPVSFMALLAINRLNKISRRRS; encoded by the coding sequence ATGGATCTGTATCCGTTATATATCTCTGCTAAGTTGGCTGTAGCGACAACGCTGTTTATCCCCGTTGTCGCTGCTCCAGCAGCTTATATTCTGGCCTTTTGCAACTTCAGGGGTAAAAGTTTGATTGATGCTGTGGTCTCTCTCCCCATGGTGCTCCCTCCCACGGTCCTCGGGTTCGGATTACTAATTGTTATGGGCCCGAAAGGACCGCTGGGAGGATTCTGGAGAGAGCTCACCGGAGAACGGATGGTATTCAGTTTTTCTGGAGTATTACTGGCTTCACTGGTTTATAATCTGCCATTTGCAGTCCAGCCCATGCGCGCAGCTTTTGAAAAGCTTGATATCCGCTTACTTGAAAATTCAGCTGTACTTGGACTTTCCTCCACCGCCACCTTTTTCCGGGTAGTACTCCCAAACAGTCTACCCGGATTAGCGGCTTCAGCCATGCTTGTTTTTGCTCACAGCTTAGGCGAATTCGGCGTTATTCTCATGGTGGGAGGAAGTATTCCCGGATCCACTAAAGTAGCATCCATTGCCATTTATGAAGCAGTTGAAGCAATGCGTTATGATGATGCACTTTATATGTCGCTGGCAATCATTCCAGTCAGCTTTATGGCCCTGCTTGCTATTAACAGGCTTAACAAAATCAGCAGGAGACGATCATGA
- a CDS encoding TOBE domain-containing protein, giving the protein MNNEVKKGSKHLAEKGRLAPADVFDVPDNITHLNSGELHRLESEFLAWKSQSTRADYIRSRTRILCLFLILRHTGAKLGEILGIDEKKNIELNHAVITLGKGKLKREVPLPQSVCQKLKELIEGPMSYGLEGKVFQLDPGYVRRTFYERAEACQLERRMGAPSVLRRSRAVELLRSGVPLGVVRKVLGQSSADLSAVYQEWSSGDVKNIVRRMALEETALKTSARNTFIGHVKEVRRDGILADVEFTTAEGVTISSVITLESLYKLDLELGVPVSATVKAPLVAVRPIKKSVGSLRNCVAATVTSIKQTEVLAEVSGESENGTQMCALVTSWSIEEEGIEEGMKVEFCFKALSVVLYAV; this is encoded by the coding sequence ATGAATAATGAAGTAAAGAAAGGTTCAAAGCATTTGGCAGAAAAGGGACGGCTGGCTCCCGCAGATGTTTTTGATGTTCCGGATAATATAACTCATCTAAATTCCGGAGAACTTCATCGCCTTGAGTCAGAATTCCTCGCATGGAAAAGTCAGTCTACCCGTGCAGACTATATTCGTTCCCGTACCAGAATTTTATGCTTGTTTCTGATATTGCGGCATACTGGAGCCAAGCTAGGTGAAATTTTAGGTATAGATGAGAAAAAGAATATTGAATTAAATCATGCTGTCATAACACTTGGAAAAGGAAAGTTAAAACGTGAAGTCCCTCTGCCGCAAAGTGTCTGCCAGAAGTTGAAAGAACTTATCGAGGGGCCGATGAGTTACGGTCTTGAAGGAAAAGTTTTCCAGCTCGATCCCGGTTATGTGCGTCGTACTTTTTATGAGCGGGCAGAAGCTTGTCAGCTTGAGCGAAGAATGGGTGCTCCCAGCGTATTGCGGCGATCACGGGCTGTTGAACTTTTGCGCAGCGGTGTTCCTTTAGGAGTTGTGCGCAAGGTTCTTGGTCAGTCTTCAGCGGATCTTTCCGCAGTATATCAGGAATGGTCTTCAGGTGATGTTAAGAATATTGTTCGCCGTATGGCCCTTGAAGAAACTGCCCTTAAAACCAGTGCCCGTAATACATTTATAGGACATGTTAAAGAAGTACGCCGTGACGGGATACTGGCTGATGTTGAGTTCACGACCGCCGAGGGAGTAACTATCAGCTCCGTTATCACCCTTGAAAGCCTCTACAAGCTTGATCTTGAGCTTGGGGTCCCTGTCTCGGCTACAGTAAAGGCTCCGCTGGTAGCGGTCCGTCCAATTAAAAAATCAGTTGGCAGTTTAAGAAATTGTGTTGCAGCAACAGTAACTTCTATAAAGCAGACTGAAGTCCTTGCTGAAGTTTCCGGTGAGTCAGAAAATGGTACACAAATGTGTGCGTTGGTAACATCCTGGTCCATTGAGGAGGAGGGGATTGAAGAAGGGATGAAGGTTGAGTTCTGCTTTAAAGCTCTGTCGGTTGTCTTATATGCAGTGTGA